In Aegilops tauschii subsp. strangulata cultivar AL8/78 chromosome 3, Aet v6.0, whole genome shotgun sequence, one genomic interval encodes:
- the LOC109784617 gene encoding B-type cell cycle switch protein ccs52B, with amino-acid sequence MAAAASGASAGAGAKPGRLNVPAGMAGSLRLDASSPASSSSSVARLLEIPKTPSPSKVTYSDRFIPCRTSSRLHNFALADRPSPGSGSRDDGSAYSRLLRAELFGGDASPGGDRQDSPGSNNLFRFKTDRSSAPSSPFAEKLDCAGGAGSPTPKKAPRKVPKTPHKVLDAPSLQDDFYLNLVDWSSQNMLAVGLGTCVYLWSASSSKVTKLCDLGPRDSVCAVHWTREGSYLAVGTSLGDVQIWDSSRCKRIRNMGGHQTRAGVLAWNSTILSSGSRDKNILQHDIRVPTDYISKFSGHRSEVCGLKWSHDDRELASGGNDNQLLVWNQRSQQPVLRLTEHTAAVKAITWSPHQHSLVASGGGTADRCIKFWNTANGNMLNSIDTGSQVCNLAWCKNVNELVSTHGYSQNQIMVWKYPSMSKVATLTGHTLRVLYLATSPDGQTIVTGAGDETLRFWNIFPSMKAQAPARDAGLFSFSRSHIR; translated from the exons atggcggcggcggcgtccggcgcgTCCGCGGGGGCGGGGGCCAAGCCGGGGCGGCTGAACGTGCCGGCGGGGATGGCGGGGTCGCTCCGCCTGGACGCCTCCTCcccggcctcgtcctcctcctccgtggCGCGCCTGCTCGAGATCCCCAAGACGCCGTCGCCGTCCAAGGTCACCTACAGCGACCGCTTCATCCCCTGCCGGACCTCGTCGCGCCTCCACAACTTCGCGCTCGCCGACCGCCCCTCCCCCGGCTCCGGCTCCAGGGACGACGGCAGCGCCTACtcgcgcctcctccgcgccgaGCTCTTCGGGGGCGACGCCTCCCCCGGCGGCGACAGGCAGGACTCCCCCGGCTCCAACAACCTCTTCCGCTTCAAGACGGACCGCTCCTCCGCGCCCTCCTCCCCCTTCGCCGAGAAGCTGGACTGCGCCGGCGGCGCCGGGTCCCCCACCCCCAAGAAGGCGCCCCGCAAGGTCCCCAAGACGCCCCACAAG GTGCTGGACGCGCCGTCCCTGCAGGACGACTTCTACCTGAACCTCGTTGACTGGTCCTCCCAGAACATGCTCGCCGTCGGCCTCGGCACCTGCGTCTACCTCTGGTCCGCATCCAGCAGCAAG GTCACCAAGCTGTGCGATCTGGGGCCGAGGGACAGCGTCTGCGCCGTGCACTGGACGCGCGAGGGCTCCTACCTCGCCGTCGGCACCAGCCTGGGAGACGTCCAG ATTTGGGATAGCTCTCGCTGTAAGCGGATTAGGAACATGGGAGGACACCAGACCCGGGCGGGGGTGCTAGCATGGAACTCAACCATCTTGTCCTCCGGCAGCAGGGACAAGAACATATTGCAGCATGACATCCGTGTCCCCACTGACTACATCAGCAAATTTTCTGGCCACAGATCAGAG GTCTGTGGGCTGAAATGGTCGCATGACGACCGCGAGCTTGCGTCTGGTGGAAATGACAACCAGCTTCTAGTATGGAACCAGCGGTCGCAGCAGCCGGTGCTGCGACTGACAGAACATACCGCCGCGGTTAAAGCGATAACATGGTCACCCCACCAGCACAGCCTGGTGGCATCAGGAGGCGGGACGGCTGATAGGTGTATCAAGTTCTGGAACACTGCTAATGGAAATATGCTCAACTCAATTGACACAGGCAGCCAG GTTTGTAACCTTGCCTGGTGCAAGAATGTCAATGAGCTTGTGAGTACCCATGGGTACTCCCAGAACCAAATAATGGTGTGGAAGTATCCATCTATGTCAAAG GTTGCGACTCTTACCGGACACACGCTGCGTGTGCTTTACCTCGCAACGTCCCCCGATGGACAG ACAATAGTAACAGGAGCTGGCGACGAAACTCTTAGGTTCTGGAACATTTTCCCTTCAATGAAAGCGCAG GCTCCCGCTCGTGATGCTGGGCTCTTTTCTTTTTCGAGAAGCCACATCCGGTGA